GGATCGCCAGTTGTTTATGAGGTGTAGCCAGGGAAAATAGTTGCCACTGTACACTTCAACACCTGTAAATTCAAACAAAGAAGCTAAGAATTTTATGGCTTCTGTGCACTTACAACTTTTGGGATTTTGAGAGGTAAGAATGAAGGAGAAAGTTGCAAAGAAAGGCAAAAAGAAGAGTTACCAGCGTTAGTAAATGTCACAGAGAGGTACATTTTCTCTTTCAGAGTTCTGAATAATCCACTCAATAGCATCCCAACCCTACAGattcacagagagaaagaaagaaaggttaAAAACAAGGCCAAGGCAATGCCCGGACACTGGCCAGTAAGCATCAAGGTGGGATTGTAAACCACTGACTGTGTTTCTGCCAGAGTGGTAAAGAAACTAGCAGAGAAAGCAGAGGCCCACTTAGAAGACATGCAAAGACTGTATTATTTGAATCTGCATTCATCATCAAATCAGGGGgcaaaagacaaataaaaagacaaacataTTATGTGTTACCTTCCTGGCGTTAGCTGACATACTCCTGGCCATCATGGCTTCCAGGTAGCTGCTCAAACTGACTCCCTTCACTGTAATGATGGCTTCCTGGGTCAGGACAGTCCTGAGCAGAGAAAGCGCAGCCGATGGCAGAGACATCATCAAATGGAAAAAACATTACTGTAACATCTtgtttctgcaaaaaaaatAGTGTCACACTGATTCTGGCTCCTATCTCTTAGCCCTTTAAAAATGGACTGATGGTATTCAttctaaacacacacaaataaaataaaagttagaCCACTTACACCTCAGGATTGTCTGGGTGTGGTCTGTAAAGAAGCCTCTCATCCACAGATATGAGGTTAGTTAGAGTGATCTGGAAAATAAAAGGGTAGATGGTGACAAAGTCTGTGCCACACTTTGTTTAAAAGCAGTTATCAAGCTGCAAGCCTCCGTATTAACTTACATTTGTTGAGCACAACTCCATCTTTTTCTCCTCTGGATCAACTATGGAATGTTCCTTCACATAGGTCTGTGTCTGGTTGGTTCCCAGTATCTACAGACAGAAATATACAGCACAGACACACTAAATCACACCAGCAATCAAACCTGTGCTGGCAACAGCCTAATTACTGTTTGTAGTCACTTCAGGTGAATGAACTGTCGTGCTGTCATTTTCTTTGAAACACTTTAACAGAACCCCTGCAAGACCTTGAGGACCATATATGTCTGTATCTGCTGATGACTGACCGCTCTGACGATAGCCGGTAGGCCCCACTCTGTGCTGAGGAGTCTGTGGCTGTGAAGCCGGCCCTCTGTGTCCAGACTGCGGTCCAACACGTCCACCCCGATCACATTAGGGTTCATGGGGTTGGGGTACTTCCTCATAGCAGCCTTGATCACCGTCTCCCAAGGGTAACTGCACACAGACCAGTACAAGATAACGTTTAAATGTGGTTACAACAGCAGCCATCAAAAATCTTCCATTGTTGGTTTCTCATAGACACACTCTGGCTTGGACAGGTGTGGTGAGTGATCATCCTTGAAACATCATCAGTGGCATGCCTCCTGGTGTCAAGCCCATATAAAGACTTACCATCATGACTTAACATAGAGCAGACTGACTGGAGATATGGAGCCATGAGCTTCACCGTTTAAAGCACCGGGTTACATTCAGTTAAAGACAATGACAGGTCGGCTCGGTGTGTTGACCAACCTGAAAACATGCTCCGTGCTCCAAATCTTCATTTTATATGCCAGTCTGTTGACCTTATCGTGGAACAAAACGCCCTTTTCACCGCACCATTATTATGAGGAACTAGCTCCAGTAATGGGAGAATGAGGCCTGTGATGACAGAAGCTCACGAACATCAATGCAGTGAGTCCAGGGAACACATCCCAGCTTTCCTCCGCATATCAGCTTCGCGTAAAGACTGCGCAAAACACCCTGCGATCCCCGCGTCACGGCGACGACAGGCAGATGGGCCTGTAATGGATGAATTCAAGTAAATCGTCCCGCTAGGACAGGAGAGAAGCCGGTGCAACTGCGGCGGCAAGTAGCGTCAAGTCACACAGAGTGAGATACAGGAGTCAGGTCGCACATTTCAGAATAAAACCCTCGCCCGCGTGTCCTGATCAGTCGACGACACTGGTTTTACCGACATCACTTAGAGTATGTGGACTATCTCATGGAGATAGACAGTTCATAAACgtaaattagcaataatatttttattagtGTCAGAATTTTTCTATATGAATGTTCTCGTAATGAACAGCGCCCTAAACTGCAATCATATTTCCTAATTTGTATCATTAATGGCGTTTATAAAACTCTTTAATGCACTATGATGCAACACTTTCAATGAGCGTATTCCAATGAGATCTCTGCGAAGGGTACCAGTCTTCCTGTCTGACCCTGCTTGTGTCCGGCTGACTTGACTAAAGCTGGTGAAGCGCTTGTTGCTGCATCCGTCTCAATTTGTGCGCATGTGCAAAGCatccttccctcatccaccgaCAAGTGGCAGCAAAGGAGCTGGGTTGAGTCAAGCTGCACGAAGGAGACTGTAAACCTAACCGGAAATAAAGGGAAAGTCCTTTCCAATAAAAGCCCAAAGTGCgctattaaaaaggaaaaaaagaaaagaaaaagagaaaaacaacaaaccaaaccaaatcaTATAGACAATCATATGGAcaatatgataataataataatgataataatagtaataataataataataattattattagtagtattattattatttttacaattAAATTCTTCCTTTGCTGCCCACAATAGAtggcaaacaaaaaaatccacatataaaagtataataataataataataatgataattattataataataatgataataataataaaatctaaaaacataataaaaaatgcAATAGAAATATGAGATACACAAAAATATTTATAcctatacaaataaataaaaaatctgagCTGTAATAGGGTCATGTAAGATAAATTGTGCAGTTGGGAACAAAGtcttattatttttgaaatataaCCGGAAGTACAACATACTAACTGTTTGGATTTACGCTCGTGTTGTTGGTATTCATAGAAGCAGACGCGCAGTGGAGGCTAGTATGGTCCCTTAACGAGAATTTCGTGCCATTGCCGTTCATTCAGCGGCCCGTCTGTTTCTCTCCAAATAGCGAAACAATTCATCAGGCCATATAAAAGTCTATCAGGAGATTGGAGGTCGGATTAACGCGCATCGCGTGACCTTGCACTGAATGTAAAAATAGAgggattttcttttaaagcacCGACACGGTAAGGAAACGAGCATCCTCATCCGCGCGGAGGTGAAGGCGAGACAAATGTCGCTATTGTGGCCTACTGTGCGATGCATGCAGACGTTGAGTGTGagaacatgtgttttgtggaaaGCGTTGTTTTAGTGGCGCATAGATAAAATCAGCTGTGAGTTTTTGAGAGATCGGGGTGACAATAAGACTGCTCGTGCAGCCCGTGGTTGAAGGCCGGGATTGCATGCCGCAGAAAGCAAACCCGTGACACAGAGTGGGCTTTTTAAAACGCATGCAATAAAGCTTTTATCGTTTAGAGATATGCGTATTAAATACGATTCTTAATTTCCATTTAAATAACAAATATTGTCTTATTCTCTGATCGGTTTTTGTGTAGAGCGCGTGCAGGAATATGGCAGATGCTGCAGCATCGCTTGATCCGCTCCGGGccggagagagaaagaggaggagggggggtgcACCTTTTTAGGAGCGTTAAATCACACCCTGCGTCTGAATGTGCAATCCACAGTCAGTGTAATTCATCCCGGCTCTCTTTACAGGAGATGGGACGTTTCATTGTAAAAGTATGTAGGCCATCTTCTGTTAGAAGAGTCACCAGGTTGTCTGTTGGTCGTGTTCAAACCAAAATTCTGCTGACACATGCGCTCTACCAGCCTGTGTTCCCAGCTTTTGTGCGCAATGAGCCTATTGCCCAACTATCAAGGCCTCATGGAGCACCAAACTCCTATCATATAACTGACCTCCCGTTGGCCTATTGATCTATTTATTTGATTACTTTTCTGAGGAGTggtgttaaaataaaattattgccGTTATTAAGATGTCTTTTCCCTGTTATTGCTCTTCTACATAATGACACCACTCGACCTAAGTGAATTTAGCTCTGTTTATTAAATGcttgtctgttttatttcaggtTAACTACCCCAGCCATGGAGATCATCACACATTTAATCAATGACACCATAGAGTTCTACAAATGGACCCTCACTATTGCAGGTAATACGCTCAAACATCCGGCGTGCCTGAGAGCATCTGTTTGAGATATTTTGAGATCAGAGAAGTTGTATTTATAAGTGAGTAAATGCACATTTACTTGCCTGTGTGTCCAGTTGTAGATATTATGTATCACTCTGCAGGGTTCTTGCTGCTGTGAGTCATTATAGAGGGAGTTACTAAAAGAATAGTGCATCACTGGCAATTTGTTAACAAATGACTCAATACTTTATGACATATAGTAGCTATATATGAACCCCAACATACCGCAGTGTTGCTACACCCTGTAGCAGGCTCTGTACCCTTTATCAACCCAGGCTATACCTGGATGCTCTGTTAAAGTATCACCATCAAACTGACCACTGGGCATCCACCTGCAGGATATTATCTGTTATCTGCACTACTACTCAGCATGTGCACTCCtcttaaaataaactgaaccCACGCTGCGTCAGTGCAATGCGAATATTACGAATATTTATGTAACTCTATGAAAACATCTTTGTCTCAGACAAGCGTGTGGAGAAATGGCCCCTGATGGACAACCCCTTACCCACGCTCGCCATCAGCACCTCCTACCTCCTCTTTCTCTGGCTTGGGCCCAAATACATGAAGAACAGAGAGCCCTTCCAGCTCCGCAAAACCCTCATTGTCTACAACTTCAGCATGGTCTTCCTCAACTTCTTCATCTTTAAAGAGGTAGATTGTCACATTGTTTTGATGTTTACCTGCACGCGTCCAATAACTGCAGTCAGTGAATTAAATCCCATGTCCTCTTATTCCAGCGTTAACTGTGCTCTTGAGTTGATACGTTACAGCAGCCGTTTTGTCCTCTGGGTTTAGACTAACCTAATTACAGTGTACTCATGCTCTTGTCTGCACTCcatctcttcttttctctgccATTATCACTGTATGCTTTATAGCAGTGACTCAATGGACACTcttgttttttcagctgtttatgGCAACGCGAGCAGccagatacagttacatttgTCAATCGGTGGATTATTCAGATGATCCCAATGAAGTCAGGGTGAGTGTTCagagcgtgcacacacacacacacacacttgcatagATAAACTCTGTTTAGCTCAGCTGTTTATGGAACTTACTATCTTAAGACTCATGTGTCTACAATAATTAGTTTCCTTGGAACCAGATCCCTACCTGTTAATAATTCTCCACTGTACGCATGGTTCAGAAAATTACAGTCAGCCTGCCAGGGACATGTCACTCAGAGAGCTTTTAGAAACACGAGCGGCGTCCATACATTTAGAGCATGGGCCTGTTATCAGAAAAAAGTGCAA
The genomic region above belongs to Oreochromis niloticus isolate F11D_XX linkage group LG11, O_niloticus_UMD_NMBU, whole genome shotgun sequence and contains:
- the prelid3a gene encoding PRELI domain containing protein 3A — encoded protein: MKIWSTEHVFSYPWETVIKAAMRKYPNPMNPNVIGVDVLDRSLDTEGRLHSHRLLSTEWGLPAIVRAILGTNQTQTYVKEHSIVDPEEKKMELCSTNITLTNLISVDERLLYRPHPDNPEVTVLTQEAIITVKGVSLSSYLEAMMARSMSANARKGWDAIEWIIQNSERENVPLCDIY